The Leptidea sinapis chromosome Z, ilLepSina1.1, whole genome shotgun sequence genomic sequence GCGTATCGacccaatattaaaaaaagacgtgtggcactcggtgACTGCCGCCGTAAAGCTATTGCacagcattttttatcaactcatgcaattataattatttatttattttatttatgcagtattttttttgataaaattaatttaaaaaaaagcaaacgggaaatGAGTAAAATTtgacttgcaagatttgattacagacagacaacgggacaggtgaaactaaataaaaatgcttgtaaaaataaaaattataaaaacgtgataaaaaaaactaaagaaattataaaaaaatcaatacgtaccccaggctcgaacctgggaccttctggacaaaaagcatacgtgataaccgctgttccacggcaactgtaatgacctcTAGTAAGTACGTGTTagattattttcgttacggaatttctggattcgttcccacgctcaaggcccgcgatagaagctatgcaatagcttaataacgCTTGTCAGTTTTAATAGATTataagattataaatatataataggttATTTTGACAGCTATCTAACGTAACGAACACCTCTAAATAGCATGCTCTTACACTGATCACACTGGCTCGAAGCACTGCCCCTCGCTTTAGAGAGCCTGCTCATTAGTGGCATGCTTTCGTGGCTCCTGCTAGTATGAGCATGTCTGTCCGCAGCTTTACCATATTGTGTCAATTCAGATAAACATAGCGCTACAGATAAAGATTTTTGTTTGTCATCTGTGTCGTTTACTGTTTGTTAATCAATATTCATTGTAGAATGTTCTACTGATCTGCATTGATTTGATAGTGTTGTGTCTGAGGTCTCGTGTCATTTAATAAATTCAGTCCAGTGTAGAATTTGTGAAGTAggttcttttaaaattattaaaaagagtaTTAATTGCGTCGTGTTCTAAAAGTCCACTAAAGTAAAGgtaattttagtataaaataatatgtttgtatATCATAAGAGTAATAATTTACCTCTAAAGATTGATCTTTCGAAATATagtttcatataaattatgCCTTTGTTTGTGCATGATCACTTGTTTATATTACCTGttaatttttatgcaaaataatgcttattattttattatgacgaGAGCATTTGCTGTAATTTTTCTTTTGCTTATGATAGGCTATTTAACAGTAGggaaaatattacttatttactaCCATCCGCGTAGATAATGGACGTTTAAAGTGAGTCGTATTAAtaaccataaaaaatattgagtatTTGTGgcaaaaatcacaaaataaaatattggaacgaagttccatATGGGACGATGCGGAGGGGTACCCTACTCGGGAAAAAACGTCCGGCacgtaagattattattatttatacataaataattaacaagtaacaattattgacatttgacacatttctgacaaattaaattgattgtttattttatttatttcgagcATTGGtcaaaccaaaccaaaatacaacgaatatttaaatcatatttaaataggtttataactgcaaaattaggtacattgacataaaagtaaaacatgtACATTATGTATagctttttgatgttattgaagataaatatCTTTAACTATTACGTTGCGCGCGCACACAGACatctaaaaattaaagttttcagaaattttctgacgtttacgACATTGATTAATTTTCTTGGTTtcctcgtccattattaggacaggcaaagagatcaagccaatacagccgtatccGTTAATATTTcatgatttttacaatattgttttttctacaaacgtagaatagcacgacgaataaataattttaaggatttgttttgttacaccaaagaagtataacgtCTTGCGCGCATAAGTATACATACACTTTTTTCATGTAAGACAGTGGAATTATGTCGAAACTGCCCATTTCTTTTagtaaatcagtaaaattaatatttttataataagaattTCGTTCCTATCCGAtatcccacgacaccacacggttttattttttttttagtttgaacGAGGTGATCGTAAACGGTTGTGATTGGCTAATTTTACTATGACGTCACatgtttgtaaaaaaacatCTTTCTTAAACACTATTTAATAGTAGGTATGAGATGTTTTTCAGAAACTAGTCAAATAGCCTATTGTCAACATAATATGAAGAAGTCCTATTTGCTGAACTCTAATtgctaaatattgttttaaaattctttcaaatattttgcaTACTTTCATTACACTGGGTAAATCAAGTaataatctttttaaataagtagGGTATTTCTTTAAATTGGTCGGCACGGCATGTCTGCAAAAAACTTTTCTTTTGTTGCCatccaaaatataacatttggataaaaaCTGCTTTGATCAAAGCTGTGAATGTTTTGAAAGCTGTAAAATTTTCTCTGTAGAGCCGTCACccagaattattttaatttttttatccgCCGGGGAAAAAAATGCTTTCCTCACATATTATTCCACAAGAAGAGCATGAAAAATTTTTCATAGCTCCCAGATTTTTACGAACATGTTAATTGGTTATTAggtatatattcataatattatggacACAGACTGCTCAATGACGATGAACTACGTAATAAGACTTAATtaagatgaaataaaatgttgtCAAGTTATTGTTTTCCACTTAAAGACATAAAAGGTGATATAAATTGTAAGTCTCTCGTCGCGTAGGTTAGAAAAGTCAAGCCAGTGCTTTTCACCAACTTCTATTGTTACTTCTCCAGGCTTGATAATTGCTCCGAGGACGGTACCCAGCCAACGTAACCTTTTGTTTAACAAGTGACAATTAACCGATGACACTTTGTCAAAATATCATATAAAGTTTATACGTATTGAcacacttataaaaaaaactcgcgTATGCTCCGTAACTGTTCACATTTGCTAGCAAAAAGTGAGCTGCTTTTGAGCATGTCCTAATAAAGTGAGCTCAAAGCAAACAATTGAAGACACATGTTTTTTTAGTGCTGCCTCTTAGCCAAAATGGAAgcttttcaaaaatgaaaacAGTGGTTCTATAAACTTAAAGAGATATAATAGTGTCAGTTCCATTCGTACAGAACTGAATAAAATAAGTGTACTCTTTGCTACGAAATTTttttgttgagaaaaaaaacaCGTACAAAAAAGTTCTATAGGTAATTGGTTTCGTAAAGTCTGGATAAATAAAAGAGAAACGTTTTTTCTTCTCCCTAACaagtcataattatttttagtagaCCCGACACGCACACATAAAATCAAACAACTGTTGATTTTTGAGCATACTCGATATAAGCATCCTCATTTCTAGCAATGCTTCGACATATATGCTGCTAAGTAGCAATTGCTCATTAGTGGCATGCTTTCGTGGCTCCTGCTAGTATGAGCATGTCTGTCCGCAGGTTTACCATATTGTGTCAATTCAGATAAACATAGCGCcacagataaaatatttttgtttgtcatCTGTGTCGTTTACTGTTTAGTATTCAATATTCATTGTAGAATGTTCTACTGATCAGCATTGATTTGATAGTGTTCTGTCTAAGGGCTCGTGTCACTTAATAAATTCAGTCCAGTGTAGAATTTGTGAAGTAGGTGCTTTTAAAACTAATAAGAGTGTTAATTGCGTCGTGTTGTAATAGTCCACTAAACTAAAGGTATTTTTGGTATAAACTTATATCGTAAAAGTCATAATTGAAATTGATCTCTCGAAATGTAGTTTCATATAATTATGCCTTTTACGACGCAGTTTGTGCATGATCACTTGTTTATAGtatctgtttatttttatgcaaaataatgcttattattttatcatgacGAGTATTTGCTGTAATTTCTTGTTTTGTAGACATTACCTATCCCaataatattgtgtaattttatttacttcgACCTTCATATTATAAGAAGGTCATAAcgttgtttatataattttcttttaggtttttattttttgtgttgcTATGTTCTacatagtattattaattaattgtactcgtttattttactttaggCAGCTATGTCCGCTTTTTTCTTACCTTAAGTCATCTGTAGAAGAATCTAGATTTTAGATCTAGATTTaggaattatattattatattatccgAAATTTTAtggagtatattatatatatactcaacatattatatggaaattgttatttgtaaaaaaaaatgaattattttcattatgttTAAATGCGGATGGTTAAAGAATGCAAGAAAAGTTTGCAAGAATGTAGAGCTTTATGGTTACATATTTATAAGATGTTAATCAAGTGATTAAGTAGATAAAGgcaatttaaatcacttttattAATCCTGattagttaaagttaaattttagttgtttatttaaaaaaaatagtatattggATGCCACTGTATCTAGAACTCCACagatcatgaaattttgtggtATACTGTAGTAAAAGAGAATACTGTATGTATAGAATATTTGTATGTCTgtataatatatcaatttaaaaaagtgtttttactGTTTGTTTGTTGATTTATGTATTTGTTCTcactaattaaaaattaaactctTTTAATTCATCTTCTACTGAAATATACTCCATACCTATAACcatttgtgttttatttcctTTGGTTTActaacaaaacatattttatgactAACATTGGAAGCTGCACAGCAGAGTTGTATGGCGCATCTtggtaatattaaataatatactatattttatattgcagACAACATGAGTAAACTGTGCAGACAGGTATCCATTGAGTCCCCGGGAGGTGCATCACAAGATTGTGTATTCAGTTTCCGGGTTCCCATGCCAGAGGTGCCTCTTTTTGGGGCAAGGATTAAAGTTGCCTATGCTGGTGCTTGTTATAGAGCCCACCGTACAAGATCTGCATCAGTCTGCAGCACATCATCTATGTCCTCTGTTGGGAGTCTTTCTGGAGAGTTAGAAGGTTATGGTGGTCATCCCATAACATCATCTACTGTTGGTTTCCGTGATGGGGCTCTCTTCCCTGGTTATGAAGTAGCTGGTGTTGTAGATGCCATTGGGAAAGCCGCAGAATGCACTGAAGGGATTCTAGTAGGATCAAGGGTTGTTTTGTATCCATATGAAGGTGTACCCAATGGTTATGCAGATTACATTGTGGTGCCAGATTTTAAATGTCTGGTTCTAGTACCAGATTGTTTGCCTTTGAGGATCGCTGCAATGCTCCCGACAGGTGCATTACTTGCAACTAATACTGTGTACACTGCAAGtgattgtttgaataaaatccTTGACGGACCTGATAAGAAAGATAAAGCAACTATTTTAGTTGTCGGGACTGGTGGCTTAGCACTTTGGGCTTTACGTTTGGCAGCACATTACTTTTCTCATAGCTCTTATCGCAACAAAATCACTATATCAGTAGCAACACTTAAAGATGAGGGGTTCATTCTTGCAAAAGAGAGCAACAAGtaagtaaattatatatttgatacaatatagGAGATTTTTATTAAACAGTTCAAATGATGTTTAACTATGTTAATAATTTCCACAGAATCAAAGTTGTGCAGTGGTCAGAAGATCTTTATGAAAAGCAATTAATTGAACGCACAACAGATGCGTGTGGTGGCCCAGTTGATATTGTTCTTAATTTTGGAACAACATCACGTTCACTGCATAGATCGCTTCAATGTTTGGTTCCAGTATGTatcttatttgtatataaaattaatgtaattaataagttGTATAAGTTTTAGGTGATAATTAACCGTCTCACACTCAGGCTTGGGCATCCTGTTATCTTTAtctaaatgtttaaatttttagtacattataatattgcatcttataaacaaataacTTTCAACAGCAAATTTCTTACTTCTGATGAATTTGTAGATCCAAAACtgcaataaaattaaactgcagtctgtttgttaaaaatatattcttaatcaTTATTTATGTTGAGTTGTTAGCTATGGAAATCTTGATCATATCTatcgaccgacggtcagcgctgacgtcggtcgTTCGTAGCTATAACTATGAAAACATTGGACGCGTTCAGTCCAGCCCTGATAAATTGCTACGCACGTAGAGCTACGTCGCGCTGACAAGAATCGTCGGTCCGACATACGTCAATTCGCTGATGCGATAAATTACTGTGTTCGAGCGACCATACGCGCATTTGTAACATCGTAA encodes the following:
- the LOC126978364 gene encoding uncharacterized protein LOC126978364 gives rise to the protein MSKLCRQVSIESPGGASQDCVFSFRVPMPEVPLFGARIKVAYAGACYRAHRTRSASVCSTSSMSSVGSLSGELEGYGGHPITSSTVGFRDGALFPGYEVAGVVDAIGKAAECTEGILVGSRVVLYPYEGVPNGYADYIVVPDFKCLVLVPDCLPLRIAAMLPTGALLATNTVYTASDCLNKILDGPDKKDKATILVVGTGGLALWALRLAAHYFSHSSYRNKITISVATLKDEGFILAKESNKIKVVQWSEDLYEKQLIERTTDACGGPVDIVLNFGTTSRSLHRSLQCLVPNGVVLITEDVGEKLLPKFAKKAEEMNKHIVVVPDGSIEQLKDLIQLVANGEVEPPPHTVFPAEEAPEVVRKLCNSEIHGRAILKFHDID